A window from Deltaproteobacteria bacterium encodes these proteins:
- a CDS encoding RnfABCDGE type electron transport complex subunit G: MKNSPVGMIAVLTLTAVIVGGVLAGAYQALAPKIEANRIEEERRAIYAVLGDIASYETIEREVTTPKGPETIRIFKGVDSNGNPLGYAFLAEGPGFAAVIKMMVGLNVDGATLTGLKVIEQLETPGLGNKIAEDKFQDQFKGLAIKPKIEYLKNRKPEKPYQIQAITGATISSKAVVDALNARLETVLDLLGDELHGD; this comes from the coding sequence TCGTCGGAGGGGTGCTGGCCGGGGCGTACCAGGCCCTGGCGCCGAAGATCGAGGCCAACCGTATCGAGGAGGAGCGCAGGGCCATCTACGCCGTGCTCGGCGACATAGCCTCCTACGAGACCATCGAAAGGGAGGTCACCACGCCCAAGGGGCCGGAGACGATCAGGATATTCAAGGGGGTGGACAGTAACGGCAACCCCCTGGGCTACGCCTTCCTCGCCGAGGGACCGGGTTTCGCCGCCGTCATAAAGATGATGGTGGGACTCAACGTGGACGGCGCAACGCTCACGGGCCTGAAGGTCATCGAGCAGCTCGAAACCCCGGGCCTGGGCAACAAGATAGCGGAAGACAAGTTCCAGGACCAGTTCAAGGGCCTTGCCATAAAACCCAAGATCGAGTACCTTAAGAACAGAAAACCGGAAAAGCCTTACCAGATACAGGCCATAACGGGCGCCACCATATCGAGCAAGGCCGTGGTGGACGCCCTGAACGCGCGACTGGAGACCGTGCTCGATCTGCTCGGGGACGAGCTGCACGGGGATTGA